The Ptychodera flava strain L36383 chromosome 3, AS_Pfla_20210202, whole genome shotgun sequence region TCGTGTGTCAAAATATCTGGTCCAATAATGATTCggatttaaaagaaaataaaatgagaaaaattcagACCATGAGAAACCATaacaaataataattttaattgtACTAGGCAAATGGAACCTGTACTCTCAGTACAGGTTTTCATGAAGAGTTGTTCAAAAACACTGCAGTGCGTCACGGTGGTATGTATTTTTATACTGGTTGCGCACATGTACATTACAATCCACGCAGTTTTTATCTCTCAACGTATCGGATCATGGCAGATACAATTCCTTTGTAATGTGAATAAAGAAGATCGAATTTTCAAGTATTCTTGACAAATTGTATTATTTAACAAGGAAAAAGGCGTAATAGATTTATTCAAAACATAAATCAGTACTGATAACATTTAATAGTAACATTCCGTCGCAGACTAGCGTTGGGTCCATAGACTCAAAgcattttctttcttcaagcTTTTTTAAACCATTTCATACCAAAGAACACCTAATTAACTGAGAAGATTGTTTTGGAATCCATGTTCCTTGAAATTCGTGAATATCTATCGATTAACAAAGTGTGAACCTATGAGAAAAGTcaggtcaaaaagttcaaaAGGAGGGACGTCGTCGGAAAGGCCCCCAAAGATCATATGGGACCCATGTGAACAAGGTTATATATTATTGCATgagtttatgtgcccgagagtaTGTCAATATAGGGTCGGCCTAACATTTAAAATTCTTAGGATTGGTGTAAGTGCTGGGATCAGGAGTCTGCTTGACGAGGGACATATGGTGTACAAGGATTATATAAAATACATTTCGTATTACATATTACGAAGCAAGGttaatttattgaaattcactgtaatcTTGCTCATGTATgtaatttatgtatgtatggactATGTactttttatgtatgtatgtatgtatgtatgtatgtatgtatgtatgtatgtatgtatgtatgtatgtatgtatgtatgtatgtatgtatgtatgtatgtatgtatgtatgtatgtgtatgtatgtatgtatgtatgtagtatgtatgtatgtatgtattatgtatgtatgtatgtatgtatgtatgtatgtatgtatgtatgtatgtatgagtatgtatgtatgtatgcatatgtatacacgcacgcacgcacacacgcacgcacgtacgtatgtatgtatgcatgtatgtatttgtttgtaagtaagaatatgacaaaaatgaatgcaaaatgttttacatTCATTATTCCAAGGGCAGGGGATTTAACAATGGGGAAGATAGGTTCGTGAGTTCAGACTCCAGCCTTATGAGTTTGTATCCAAGTTGTTGCATGACGTCACTGCAAGCGCTTTGAACCAGTTTACATCGTCCATGCTTAAATCTGACCTCCAGGCCAGCGCCGTACTGGTCGAGTTCCTTTTTGTCTGCATGGATCCTCTCTTTGCTTTTTCCTTACTCTGAGTATTGTCATCGATCCACTTCAGTACTTTTTCCGTTGCTTTAATTCCAAATGTTTCGTAAAGTTCCAAACCCTTCTGCGTCACGTTCGTCACGACGTCCTCGTATCGCAGCACGACAATTTGTCTCCTCGCCCGCCATTGGGCGTTTCTGAAAACAGCTAGGTTGCGCCCAAGCCACTTGCAGTAGTCGTGCACGTTGTCCGGGTGAAGTTGGGTTGAAGTATCGTTCAAAGGTTTGGCGATGCCGAGCTTGTACAATGTTTCGTGCACCCGCTTGCGATGTTTGAAGTATTTTCTGGACGAGGCGACTGCCCTTGGGTCACGAGCGAGCAGTACCACCTTAAAATCGAAACAGTCTTGGGCAGCATCGGCATCAGATGGTTCAGATCTTCAACGCGTATGCTTTTGATAACCATGACATCATACTTTAAGCATTCCTCTTTGAGGTCAGAAATCGAAACTTTTGTGCACCGCTTATATCGTTTACATATCTTCTGCAAAGCCTTGCTTTCAGAGATAGCAAGACCCCACCTTTGAATTTGATACACGTAGTAGGTTAAGAAATCACAATGGTAGAAGCTGTTCAGTAATTCTGCCGACATATCCCCGCGATACATTTCCGGTATTGCATCTATTTTCACCATATCAGGAACCACTCGCAGCGGCTCGAACAGGTAGAAAACGTTCGGGTTCTGATTAAACAGCTCGCCAATGAAAGTGGAGCCAGTCCTGGCCTTGGCGATGAACAGCACGTGCTTTCTAGGAGTCGGGCATACCGAGATTTGCGGTGGCACCGTCCTGGAGCGTGTGGCCGTGGTATTTCCCGATACAAACAAGTGTGACCATGCATACCTGTTCGCGGCGACACGATACGGGCTATTATAGGCTCTGTTGAAGAGGATAATGCAAGAAGACATGGTGATGCAGGCCAACAAAAACAGCACAGGCTTTTTGAAGGTTGACTCCATCTCGCAGGGTAAAGGAGTTGCCACTCTCTCTTTCTCTTACCTTCTACAACGTCTTCACTCTCTCTTATGAATCGTCCTCAAAGATCCCCTTGGAGTCTTTGCACCTTACCGTTGATAAAGTGTGTCTCTGATATGTGTGTCAAAATCGACTTAAAAGTGAGATTATTGTCTCGTTGAAATTGTTAATGTTAGCGTCAACAGCTGTTAGAATCATTAACCTTTGTGCCGGATAAATTTACCTCAGTGACTCTCTGCCCAGTCTCTCGAGCATTGCGTCCCGCATTCCAATTCATAATCCCTGGACATTTCCAAGATCGTACGAAAGAGCAAAAACAACAAGCTTGCCACAAAACTAATAAAATCaacggaataaataaaatagatGTAATACCAATAGAGGTATTACAATGTAAGTCATTTGAAATTAACCAAATTGCACAGACTGTTATTGCGCCGTCTGTCACGTTTGGTATTATGTTAAGCCGCCTATCTCCTCTGTACACCCTACAACCTTCATAATGTACTTATCTCCATAAATGTGATACTTAGCACAATTCGCTGTTATGCAACCATAATTGCAGCAAAAATGTACCGCAACAAATGTTCTAAAAATACCAACCACGATGTAAAAAACCATAGTAACCATAAATGTACaagtaataaataaatttaataatGATCAACTATAATATTTCAGTAAC contains the following coding sequences:
- the LOC139127665 gene encoding carbohydrate sulfotransferase 1-like — encoded protein: MESTFKKPVLFLLACITMSSCIILFNRAYNSPYRVAANRYAWSHLFVSGNTTATRSRTVPPQISVCPTPRKHVLFIAKARTGSTFIGELFNQNPNVFYLFEPLRVVPDMVKIDAIPEMYRGDMSAELLNSFYHCDFLTYYVYQIQRSEPSDADAAQDCFDFKVVLLARDPRAVASSRKYFKHRKRVHETLYKLGIAKPLNDTSTQLHPDNVHDYCKWLGRNLAVFRNAQWRARRQIVVLRYEDVVTNVTQKGLELYETFGIKATEKVLKWIDDNTQSKEKAKRGSMQTKRNSTSTALAWRSDLSMDDVNWFKALAVTSCNNLDTNS